The window TGAAACCAGAACGGCTAAGATGGTCATAACAGTACGAAAGTAACCACAGCAGTACAGCCTATCCAGAAATGAACGGAAGGACCTAACGCAGCAAAAAAGCCCAATGGAACGGCGCAGCCGGTACTTGGGCTTTTTAAGTTGTTATGGGGTGGGAACATTTTCCTGGATGGTTCGTATGAATCCCTAGAAAGATTAACTTAATTATGAATATTAACGAAATTAATTTAATATGAAACTATAGAATAATTCCCTAAATCCGATCGAATGGAGAATGAACATGAGAGAACATGGCTCAATGAAAGCAATGGTCTATGATTCCTATGGAACACCAGAAGTCCTCCGGATAGAATCGGTAGATATCCCTGATCCCAAGGATCATGAAGTGTTAATCGAAGTCCAAGCGGCTTCGGTTAACTCCTGGGACTGGGACCTCCTGCGCGGGAAACCGTTCATAAACCGGGTTGGAGCGTTTCGCAAACCACGTTACCGGATTCTCGGGGCAGATATTGCAGGGAAGGTCATTGCGGTTGGAGCGGCTGCTGCACGATTTAAACCAGGGGATGAGGTTTTTGGTGATCTTTCCGGTTGCGGCTGGGGCGGATTTGCCGAGTATGTATGCGCTGCAGAGGGAGCATTAACACCAAAGCCTGCTGGAATAAGCTTTATAGAGGCGGCAGCCATTCCTCAAGCAGCCGTACTTGCCTTGCAAGGCCTGCGTGATGCAGGGAATTTGCAAAGTGGGCAGCATGTTCTTATTAATGGAGCCGCCGGCGGAGTCGGGTCGTTCGCAATCCAGTACGCCAAATTGCACGGGGCTGAAGTGACCGGAGTTGATAGCACCGGAAAGCTAGAGATACTACG of the Paenibacillus pedocola genome contains:
- a CDS encoding NAD(P)-dependent alcohol dehydrogenase encodes the protein MREHGSMKAMVYDSYGTPEVLRIESVDIPDPKDHEVLIEVQAASVNSWDWDLLRGKPFINRVGAFRKPRYRILGADIAGKVIAVGAAAARFKPGDEVFGDLSGCGWGGFAEYVCAAEGALTPKPAGISFIEAAAIPQAAVLALQGLRDAGNLQSGQHVLINGAAGGVGSFAIQYAKLHGAEVTGVDSTGKLEILRAIGADHVLDYTKEDFTVNGIQYDLILDVVGNKSIFRLKRALRNGGAYVMIGGPMSRIILNLLWAPFVSLLEKKKIKVLVHKPNHGDQLVWKELVESGQVTPVIDRQYPLHQAAQALQDLGNGSVKGKAVVCLKL